A genomic stretch from Lathyrus oleraceus cultivar Zhongwan6 chromosome 2, CAAS_Psat_ZW6_1.0, whole genome shotgun sequence includes:
- the LOC127117807 gene encoding WD repeat-containing protein 26 homolog, which yields MGGVDDEEPALKRMKISLNGIVGLSNGSSSVEPVGGGLSSDSMARTLPSKEDEQVVGSKGVIKRDEFVRIIAKALYSLGYRKSGERLEEESGIALHSPGVNLFTQHVLDGNWDESVATLRKIGLTDETVVRSASCLILEQKFFEFLNREKVMEALKTLREEITPLCSYSSRIRELSSCMVSPKQDVVKVRSRSKLLEELQKLLPPTVMIPEKRLEHLVEQALILQQEACPFHNSMDMMSLYSDHHCGKDLIPSRTVQILEKHDGEVWFVQFSHNGKYLASASNDQTTIIWEVGVNGLSIKHRLSGHQKPIHSVSWSPNDEELLTCGVEECVRRWDVSTGKCLQIYEKAGAGLVSCTWFPGGKHILSSLSDKSICMWELDGKEVESWKGQKSLKISDLDITDDGEVILSICKPNTVLLFNRETKVERFIEENQTLTSFSLSKDNKFLLVDLLNQEIHLWNIEGDAKFVGMYKGHQRARYIIRSCFGGLKQAFIASGSEDSQVYIWHRSSGEPIETLPGHSGSVNSVSWNPANPHMLASASDDRTIRIWGLNSLNKKYQNGHSNGIHYCNGGT from the exons ATGGGAGGTGTGGACGATGAGGAACCAGCTTTGAAACGTATGAAGATTTCCTTGAACGGAATAGTTGGCTTGTCTAACGGATCATCTTCTGTAGAGCCTGTTGGAGGAGGGTTGTCTAGTGACTCTATGGCTCGGACACTTCCGTCTAAAGAGGACGAACAAGTTGTCGGTTCCAAAGGGGTTATAAAGAGAGACGAGTTTGTTAGAATAATTGCGAAGGCGTTGTATTCTCTTGGGTACAGAAAGAGTGGAGAGCGTCTTGAAGAGGAGTCTGGTATAGCTTTGCATTCACCTGGGGTGAATCTGTTTACGCAACATGTGCTTGATGGGAATTGGGACGAGAGTGTAGCGACATTGCGGAAAATTGGTCTGACAGATGAAACTGTTGTTAGATCGGCGTCGTGTTTGATATTGGAACAGAAGTTCTTTGAATTTCTTAACAGGGAGAAGGTTATGGAAGCATTGAAGACCTTGAGGGAGGAGATTACTCCACTTTGCAGTTATAGTAGTAGAATTCGGGAACTTTCTTCCTGCATGGTGTCTCCTAAGCAAGATGTTGTGAAAGTGAGATCTAGGTCAAAACTTCTGGAGGAGTTGCAGAAACTGCTTCCTCCAACAGTCATGATACCCGAAAAAAGGTTGGAACATCTGGTTGAACAAGCCCTTATCTTGCAGCAAGAGGCTTGCCCATTTCACAACTCAATGGATATGATGTCATTATATTCTGATCATCATTGTGGAAAAGATCTGATACCGTCTAGAACAGTACAG ATATTAGAAAAACATGATGGTGAAGTCTGGTTTGTACAATTTTCACATAATGGAAAATATTTAGCTTCAGCATCAAATGATCAAACTACAATCATCTGGGAG GTTGGCGTAAATGGGCTGTCTATAAAGCATAGATTATCTGGTCACCAGAAACCCATTCATTCTGTTTCATGGAGTCCTAATGATGAAGAGCTACTCACATGTGGAGTGGAGGAATGTGTTAGGCGTTGGGATGTCTCTACTGGTAAGTGTCTCCAAATTTATGAAAAAGCTGGTGCTGGCCTAGTCTCCTGTACATGGTTTCCAGGTGGGAAACATATACTTTCTAGCTTAAGTGATAAGAGCATTTGCATGTGGGAATTAGATGGGAAAGAAGTGGAGTCTTGGAAAGGACAGAAATCCCTTAAGATTTCTGATTTGGATATAACGGATGATGGAGAAGTGATTCTAAGTATTTGTAAACCCAATACAGTACTGTTGTTCAATAGAGAAACAAAGGTTGAAAGATTTATTGAAGAAAATCAGACATTAACTTCTTTTTCTTTATCAAAGGATAACAAATTCTTGCTGGTTGATCTTTTGAACCAAGAAATACATCTATGGAATATTGAAGGTGATGCTAAGTTCGTTGGCATGTACAAAGGTCATCAGCGCGCTAGGTATATTATTAGGTCTTGCTTTGGTGGACTTAAGCAAGCTTTCATTGCTAGTGGTAGTGAGGATTCACAG GTTTACATATGGCACAGAAGCTCAGGAGAACCAATAGAGACATTGCCCGGTCATTCGGGATCTGTTAATAGTGTGAGCTGGAATCCAGCCAATCCCCACATGTTAGCCTCTGCCAGTGATGACCGGACAATTCGGATATGGGGTCTTAACAGTCTGAATAAAAAGTACCAAAATGGACACAGCAATGGCATCCATTACTGCAATGGAGGAACTTAG